Proteins from a genomic interval of Cyprinus carpio isolate SPL01 chromosome A21, ASM1834038v1, whole genome shotgun sequence:
- the LOC109046224 gene encoding protein zer-1 homolog, whose protein sequence is MASKAGDDPESLMSLCTVFCLKNLRRTMCYSGEHSRLQLRPDVFLPGEICDRLVNVYMDLLHTDSDFEPQDGFFQLFSDPRSTRLTRLQLREELVLDRDLEAIAKQDLMELHLTYCSRLTSRGLRTLCSFRHSLRSLSLFGCSDIFFRKGGAPLAYSEEDEEDLEEHLHRPSVDQDFSFQGFNRLRLLNLGGLPAELDVETLLRPLPALTSLDLSAVHLPRPAFLTQWKERLASLVLYNVELTEELIHTLLQMSRLRHLDISRENQRTSKFKMTRKILSSIVQSLVHLVSLDISGHIMLDNCTVPAFEDAVGRPSIEPCKSSIYPFQELKRPLQFLGLYNTTLCNVTHIPAYKVTGSKNEDQILNAIEAYTEQRPELAHRAINQLFDIARIQHCSQLLRALQLVITALKTHKYDKSIQVTGSAALFYLTNTEYRSDQSVRLRRQVIQVVLNGMEQYQEVTVQRNCCLTLCNFSIPEELEFQYHRVNLLLLKILEPARQDESIQRIAVHLCNALVCQVDNDHKEAVGKMGFVKTMLNLIQKKLQDRMCDQVMEFSWSALWNITDETPDNCQMFLECNGMNLFLECLKEFPDKQELHRNMLGLLGNVAEVKALRPQLLTKQFITVFSELLDSKADGIEVSYNACGVLAHIMFDGSDVWTMEEPKRSHVMDKMWAAIQSWDVSSRRNINYRSFEPILRLLPQSGAPVSQHWATWALYNLVSVYPSKYCPLLIKEGGVILLQKVLELESSHQETKDMARKVMEQCENFKEDPMDTSR, encoded by the exons ATGGCGAGTAAAGCGGGAGACGACCCGGAGAGCCTGATGTCTCTGTGCACCGTCTTCTGCCTGAAGAACCTGCGGAGAACCATGTGCTACAGCGGAGAGCACAGCCGGCTCCAGCTGCGGCCCGACGTCTTCCTGCCCGGCGAGATCTGTGACCGGCTGGTCAACGT GTACATGGATCTGCTCCACACGGACAGTGACTTCGAGCCGCAGGACGGCTTCTTCCAGCTCTTCAGTGACCCGCGCAGCACCAGACTGACCCGCCTGCAGCTGAGGGAGGAGCTGGTGCTGGACCGAGACCTGGAGGCCATCGCGAAACAG GATCTGATGGAGCTTCATCTGACCTACTGTAGCCGTCTGACCTCGCGCGGCCTGCGGACGCTCTGCAGCTTCAGACACTCGCTGCGGTCACTCAGTCTCTTCGGCTGCTCTGACATCTTCTTCAGGAAGGGCGGCGCTCCGCTGGCGTACAGCGAGGAGGACGAGGAGGATCTGGAGGAGCATCTGCACCGGCCCTCGGTGGACCAGGACTTCAGCTTTCAGGGCTTTAACCGTCTGCGTCTGCTGAACCTGGGCGGCCTGCCGGCGGAGCTGGACGTGGAGACGCTGCTGCGGCCGCTGCCCGCTCTGACCtcgctggacctgtctgctgtcCATCTGCCCCGGCCGGCCTTCCTCACGCAGTGGAAGGAGAGACTGGCGTCGCTGGTGCTGTATAACGTGGAGCTGACGGAGGAGCTGATCCACACGCTGCTGCAGATGAGCAGACTGAG ACACCTGGATATCTCCCGAGAGAATCAGAGAACGTCTAAATTCAAGATGACGAGGAAGATCTTGAGCAGTATCGTTCAGAGTTTGGTCCATCTGGTGTCTCTGGACATCTCTGGACACATCATGCTGGATAACTGCACGGTGCCGGCGTTTGAGGACGCTGTGGGCCGGCCGag cATCGAGCCGTGTAAGAGCAGCATTTACCCATTTCAGGAGCTGAAGAGACCGCTGCAGTTCTTAGGACTGTACAACACAACGCTCTGCAACGTCACACACATCCCCGCGTATAag gtcacTGGCTCCAAGAACGAGGATCAGATCCTGAACGCTATCGAGGCGTACACAGAACAGCGACCCGAGCTGGCCCACCGAGCCATTAACCAGCTGTTCGACATCGCCCGGATTCAGCACTGCAGCCAGCTGCTGCGAGCActgcag ctGGTGATCACAGCACTGAAGACTCATAAATATGACAAGAGCATTCAGGTGACGGGCAGCGCCGCTCTGTTTTACCTCACCAACACCGAGTACCGCAGTGACCAGAGCGTGCGTCTGCGCAGACAGGTCATACAGGTGGTGCTCAACGGCATGGAGCAGTACCAGGAGGTGACG gtccaGAGGAACTGCTGTCTGACGCTCTGTAACTTCAGTATTCCTGAGGAGCTGGAGTTCCAGTATCACAGAGTCAATCTGCTGCTGCTGAAGATCCTGGAGCCGGCGCGTCAGGACGAGTCCATCCAGCGCATCGCTGTCCATCTGTGTAACGCACTCGTCTGTCAGGTCGACAACGACCACAAAGAAGCCGTCGGCAAGATGGGATTCGTCAAG ACGATGCTGAATCTGATCCAGAAGAAGCTGCAGGACAGAATG tgtgatcAGGTGATGGAGTTCTCGTGGAGCGCGCTCTGGAACATCACAGACGAGACTCCTGATAACTGTCAGATGTTCCTGGAGTGTAATGGCATGAATCTCTTCCTGGAGTGTCTGAAG GAGTTTCCTGATAAGCAGGAGCTGCACCGTAACATGCTGGGGCTGCTGGGTAACGTGGCTGAAGTGAAGGCGCTGAGGCCGCAGCTGCTGACCAAGCAGTTCATCACGGTGTTCAG TGAGCTGCTGGACAGTAAAGCGGACGGCATCGAGGTGTCCTATAATGCCTGCGGTGTCCTGGCACACATCATGTTCGACGGGTCGGACGTCTGGACCATGGAGGAGCCCAAGAGGTCACATGTCATGGACAAAATGTGGGCGGCCATCCAGAGCTGGGACGTCAGCTCGCGACGCAACATCAACTACAG GTCGTTCGAGCCCATCCTGCGTCTCCTCCCTCAGAGCGGCGCTCC
- the tbc1d13 gene encoding TBC1 domain family member 13, protein MSSSYKNRIQEFKVALSEQEIDLKALRELCFSGIPCEGGIRALCWKILLNYLPLDQALWETFLTKQRDLYAQFLREMIIQPGIAKANLGVSREDVTLEDHPLNPNPDSRWNTYFKDNEVLLQIDKDVRRLYPDMAFFQRPTDFPSQLILDPQNEYETLRRRVEQTTLKAQTVNRNRSGVTNVSSPGKALNLYPSNEYEVLPNGCEAHWEVVERILFIYAKLNPGIAYVQGMNEIVGPIYYTFATDPNNQWKEHAEADTFFCFTNLMSENRDNFIKSLDDSQCGITFKMESVFSKLKEKDTELYMKLQEQNIKPQYFTFRWLTLLLSQEFLLPDVIRIWDSLFSDQERFEFLIPVCCAMLTLIRDQLLAGDFTTNMRLLQDYPISDVHAILIKAKELQDGL, encoded by the exons ATGTCGAGTTCCTACAAAAACAG GATTCAGGAGTTCAAGGTGGCTCTGAGCGAGCAGGAGATCGATCTCAAGGCTTTACGTGAGCTCTGCTTCAGCG GGATCCCGTGTGAAGGAGGCATCCGTGCGCTCTGCTGGAAG ATCCTGCTGAACTACCTGCCGCTGGATCAGGCATTATGGGAGACGTTCCTGACAAAACAGAG GGATCTGTACGCCCAGTTTTTGCGAGAGATGATCATTCAGCCGGGAATCGCCAAGGCAAACCTGGGCGTGTCTCGAGAGGACGTGACTCTGGAGGATCAC CCTCTGAATCCAAACCCGGACAGTCGCTGGAACACCTACTTCAAAGACAACGAGGTTCTGCTGCAGATCGATAAAGATGTCAG ACGCTTGTACCCAGACATGGCGTTCTTCCAGCGGCCCACAGACTTCCCCTCTCAGCTCATCCTGGACCCGCAGAACGAGTACGAGACGTTACGGAGACGCGTGGAGCAGACCACTCTCAAAGCCCAGACGGTGAACCGGAACCGCAGCGGCGTCACTAAC gtgagTTCTCCGGGGAAGGCGTTAAACCTGTATCCCTCCAACGAGTACGAGGTGTTGCCGAACGGCTGTGAAGCGCACTGGGAAGTGGTCGAGCGGATTCTCTTCATCTACGCCAAACTCAACCCAGGCATCGCTTACGTTCAGGGCATGAATGAGATCGTGGGTCCCATTTACTACACCTTCGCCACGGACCCCAACAACCAGTGGAAGG AGCACGCCGAGGCCGACACGTTCTTCTGCTTCACCAACCTGATGTCCGAGAACAGAGATAACTTCATCAAAAGCCTGGACGACTCTCAGTGCGGCATCACCTTCAAGATGGAGAGCGTCTTCTCCAAACTCAAGGAGAAAGACACGGAGCTCTACATGAAGCTG CAAGAGCAGAACATCAAGCCGCAGTACTTCACCTTCCGCTGGCTGACGCTGCTGCTCTCTCAAGAGTTCCTGCTTCCAGACGTCATCCGGATCTGGGATTCGCTCTTCTCGGATCAGGAGCGCTTCGAGTTCCTCATCCCCGTGTGCTGCGCCATGCTCAC ACTGATTCGAGATCAGTTACTGGCCGGAGACTTTACAACTAACATGAGATTActgcag GATTATCCCATCTCTGATGTTCACGCCATCCTTATTAAAGCGAAAGAACTGCAGGATGGTTTGTAG